A region of Phalacrocorax carbo chromosome 7, bPhaCar2.1, whole genome shotgun sequence DNA encodes the following proteins:
- the LOC104040389 gene encoding transmembrane 4 L6 family member 1 isoform X2, with amino-acid sequence MCFGRCASCIGYKLLILALLSIVANILLYFPNGETRFASEHHLGKYVECLHGILGGGLLVLIPAAVLIGLHNDDCCGCFGHADCGKSCAMLSSVLAAFIGILGSGYCIIISALGLAHGPYCSTHLERSWIYPFAESSGGYLFEYNKWSECKEPQNIVQWNVTLFSILLVLGGIEFILCFIQIINGILGGLCGLCCSHEEILLLAVILITLECSVFYRCCQSESCNKTYRSFISIVLALLGVAFSGYSCIIFTLGLIQGPFCNSSGGWDYIFKDTAGGYLTDYPAWSRCTEPANIVEWNTILLSILIALSGLQLIICFLKVAAELKRTLCGTYSVFVQAGIL; translated from the exons ATGTGCTTTGGAAGGTGTGCTAGTTGTATTGGTTATAAGTTGCTCATCCTTGCCTTGCTGAGCATCGTGGCCAACATCTTACTTTATTTTCCCAATGGCGAAACAAGATTTGCTTCAGAGCATCATCTTGGCAAATATGTGGAGTGCCTTCATGGCATTCTAGGTGGAGGCTTGTTG GTACTCATTCCAGCTGCAGTACTCATTGGGCTTCACAATGATGACTGCTGTGGGTGCTTTGGCCATGCGGACTGTGGGAAAAGCTGTGCG ATGCTGTCCTCAGTTCTGGCAGCCTTTATTGGGATCCTTGGTTCTGGATACTGTATAATCATTTCAGCACTGGGTTTGGCTCATGGACCGTATTGTTCTACTCACCTAGAAAGAAGCTGGATCTATCCTTTTGCTGAGTCCTCTGGGGG ATACTTGTTTGAGTATAACAAGTGGTCAGAATGTAAAGAACCTCAAAACATCGTGCAGTGGAACGTCACCCTCTTTTCCATCCTCCTTGTCTTGGGAGGAATAGAGTTCATTCTGTGCTTCATACAGATAATCAACGGCATTCTTGGAGGACTCTGTGGGTTGTGCTGCAGTCACGAGGAG ATCCTTCTGTTGGCAGTAATTCTGATAACGCTGGAGTGTAGCGTGTTCTATCGGTGCTGCCAGAGTGAGAGCTGTAACAAAACCTACAGG AGTTTTATTTCGATTGTGTTAGCCCTGCTTGGAGTTGCTTTCTCTGGATACAGTTGCATCATTTTTACCTTGGGGTTGATCCAAGGCCCGTTCTGCAATTCATCAGGTGGATGGGATTATATCTTCAAAGACACAGCTGGAGG GTATCTCACAGATTACCCTGCTTGGTCTCGGTGCACCGAACCTGCAAACATAGTGGAGTGGAACACCATTTTACTCTCTATTCTGATAGCTCTTAGTGGACTGCAGTTGATCATCTGTTTTCTCAAAGTGGCTGCTGAGCTGAAACGGACACTCTGTGGGACCTATTCTGTTTTTGTCCAG GCTGGGattctctga
- the LOC104040389 gene encoding transmembrane 4 L6 family member 1 isoform X4: MLITAVCNGKVLVLIPAAVLIGLHNDDCCGCFGHADCGKSCAMLSSVLAAFIGILGSGYCIIISALGLAHGPYCSTHLERSWIYPFAESSGGYLFEYNKWSECKEPQNIVQWNVTLFSILLVLGGIEFILCFIQIINGILGGLCGLCCSHEEILLLAVILITLECSVFYRCCQSESCNKTYRSFISIVLALLGVAFSGYSCIIFTLGLIQGPFCNSSGGWDYIFKDTAGGYLTDYPAWSRCTEPANIVEWNTILLSILIALSGLQLIICFLKVAAELKRTLCGTYSVFVQAGIL, encoded by the exons GTACTCATTCCAGCTGCAGTACTCATTGGGCTTCACAATGATGACTGCTGTGGGTGCTTTGGCCATGCGGACTGTGGGAAAAGCTGTGCG ATGCTGTCCTCAGTTCTGGCAGCCTTTATTGGGATCCTTGGTTCTGGATACTGTATAATCATTTCAGCACTGGGTTTGGCTCATGGACCGTATTGTTCTACTCACCTAGAAAGAAGCTGGATCTATCCTTTTGCTGAGTCCTCTGGGGG ATACTTGTTTGAGTATAACAAGTGGTCAGAATGTAAAGAACCTCAAAACATCGTGCAGTGGAACGTCACCCTCTTTTCCATCCTCCTTGTCTTGGGAGGAATAGAGTTCATTCTGTGCTTCATACAGATAATCAACGGCATTCTTGGAGGACTCTGTGGGTTGTGCTGCAGTCACGAGGAG ATCCTTCTGTTGGCAGTAATTCTGATAACGCTGGAGTGTAGCGTGTTCTATCGGTGCTGCCAGAGTGAGAGCTGTAACAAAACCTACAGG AGTTTTATTTCGATTGTGTTAGCCCTGCTTGGAGTTGCTTTCTCTGGATACAGTTGCATCATTTTTACCTTGGGGTTGATCCAAGGCCCGTTCTGCAATTCATCAGGTGGATGGGATTATATCTTCAAAGACACAGCTGGAGG GTATCTCACAGATTACCCTGCTTGGTCTCGGTGCACCGAACCTGCAAACATAGTGGAGTGGAACACCATTTTACTCTCTATTCTGATAGCTCTTAGTGGACTGCAGTTGATCATCTGTTTTCTCAAAGTGGCTGCTGAGCTGAAACGGACACTCTGTGGGACCTATTCTGTTTTTGTCCAG GCTGGGattctctga
- the LOC104040389 gene encoding transmembrane 4 L6 family member 18 isoform X5: MALETCGSCLSCLLIPLALWSIVVNILLYFPNGKASHAASYQLPNYVWYFEGICFSGVMILLLAVILITLECSVFYRCCQSESCNKTYRSFISIVLALLGVAFSGYSCIIFTLGLIQGPFCNSSGGWDYIFKDTAGGYLTDYPAWSRCTEPANIVEWNTILLSILIALSGLQLIICFLKVAAELKRTLCGTYSVFVQAGIL, encoded by the exons ATGGCTTTAGAGACATGTGGAAGCTGTTTGAGCTGTCTGCTGATACCTCTTGCCCTTTGGAGTATTGTTGTTAACATCCTATTATACTTCCCTAATGGGAAAGCTTCACACGCTGCCAGTTACCAGCTTCCCAACTACGTGTGGTATTTTGAAGGGATCTGTTTCTCAGGTGTGATG ATCCTTCTGTTGGCAGTAATTCTGATAACGCTGGAGTGTAGCGTGTTCTATCGGTGCTGCCAGAGTGAGAGCTGTAACAAAACCTACAGG AGTTTTATTTCGATTGTGTTAGCCCTGCTTGGAGTTGCTTTCTCTGGATACAGTTGCATCATTTTTACCTTGGGGTTGATCCAAGGCCCGTTCTGCAATTCATCAGGTGGATGGGATTATATCTTCAAAGACACAGCTGGAGG GTATCTCACAGATTACCCTGCTTGGTCTCGGTGCACCGAACCTGCAAACATAGTGGAGTGGAACACCATTTTACTCTCTATTCTGATAGCTCTTAGTGGACTGCAGTTGATCATCTGTTTTCTCAAAGTGGCTGCTGAGCTGAAACGGACACTCTGTGGGACCTATTCTGTTTTTGTCCAG GCTGGGattctctga
- the LOC104040389 gene encoding uncharacterized protein LOC104040389 isoform X3 translates to MLITAVCNGKVLEQASKLEEQSCERTIGISHGQASVLIPAAVLIGLHNDDCCGCFGHADCGKSCAMLSSVLAAFIGILGSGYCIIISALGLAHGPYCSTHLERSWIYPFAESSGGYLFEYNKWSECKEPQNIVQWNVTLFSILLVLGGIEFILCFIQIINGILGGLCGLCCSHEEILLLAVILITLECSVFYRCCQSESCNKTYRSFISIVLALLGVAFSGYSCIIFTLGLIQGPFCNSSGGWDYIFKDTAGGYLTDYPAWSRCTEPANIVEWNTILLSILIALSGLQLIICFLKVAAELKRTLCGTYSVFVQAGIL, encoded by the exons GAACAGGCATCAAAGCTAGAGGAACAGTCCTGTGAGAGGACTATTGGCATTTCCCATGGGCAAGCATCT GTACTCATTCCAGCTGCAGTACTCATTGGGCTTCACAATGATGACTGCTGTGGGTGCTTTGGCCATGCGGACTGTGGGAAAAGCTGTGCG ATGCTGTCCTCAGTTCTGGCAGCCTTTATTGGGATCCTTGGTTCTGGATACTGTATAATCATTTCAGCACTGGGTTTGGCTCATGGACCGTATTGTTCTACTCACCTAGAAAGAAGCTGGATCTATCCTTTTGCTGAGTCCTCTGGGGG ATACTTGTTTGAGTATAACAAGTGGTCAGAATGTAAAGAACCTCAAAACATCGTGCAGTGGAACGTCACCCTCTTTTCCATCCTCCTTGTCTTGGGAGGAATAGAGTTCATTCTGTGCTTCATACAGATAATCAACGGCATTCTTGGAGGACTCTGTGGGTTGTGCTGCAGTCACGAGGAG ATCCTTCTGTTGGCAGTAATTCTGATAACGCTGGAGTGTAGCGTGTTCTATCGGTGCTGCCAGAGTGAGAGCTGTAACAAAACCTACAGG AGTTTTATTTCGATTGTGTTAGCCCTGCTTGGAGTTGCTTTCTCTGGATACAGTTGCATCATTTTTACCTTGGGGTTGATCCAAGGCCCGTTCTGCAATTCATCAGGTGGATGGGATTATATCTTCAAAGACACAGCTGGAGG GTATCTCACAGATTACCCTGCTTGGTCTCGGTGCACCGAACCTGCAAACATAGTGGAGTGGAACACCATTTTACTCTCTATTCTGATAGCTCTTAGTGGACTGCAGTTGATCATCTGTTTTCTCAAAGTGGCTGCTGAGCTGAAACGGACACTCTGTGGGACCTATTCTGTTTTTGTCCAG GCTGGGattctctga